A region of the Trueperaceae bacterium genome:
GCCAGCGCTACTTCGTCCTCGATAATGCGAATTTAGCTCCTACAACTCAAGTTCCTTGGGTTTTACCTCGAATATCAGATGGTTGCATTATGTGCCCTGTATGTACTCAGGTTTGCCCTACTAATGCTTTCCATAGGACCTTTAACCCTAAACCTGACGAAGGCGCAGTCCTCGAACTAGACCCCGGTAGTTGCATGGGTTGTGACGCATGCGTCCAGGCCTGCCCTATCAATGTAATTACTTTGGACGACAAAGTAACTTGGGGAGAACTTTCAAATAAAACGATTGAAGCCTTTCACAAACCACCAGATCCTGATACTGCTGACACAATTCCCCGCTAAAACTACCTCGGTACAGAATCAGCTAGTGTAATCACGTAAGATGAGGCATGGCCATAGATGAGTGGGTTGTCGAGGCAATCGAAACGCATGGGGGAATGGGAATAACCCTTTTAGCGGTACAGCGCTATATTGACGAATATCACAATGAGGAGTTAGCTCTAAATACCATTAGAGATTCCTTAATAAGCTTAGCCAACGTAGGTCGCTTAATAAACATTGAAGATCTTTGGTACCTCAAAACAAAAACCAGCAAAGAAGACGCTTTGAAAAAACTGTTTGGCGATGATTAAGCCAGAAAATGATTATCAAGATTGAAATAAGTAAATACCTAAATTCCAAATAGAAAGCAGAGTTACACATGACCACAACAGCCACCCAGCCCTCTCCCAACTTTCAAGTCCTACAAGACTTTTATGAAATTGAATCATTGTTCAATCCAGCAGAACTAGTAATCAGAGATAGAGTTCGTGAGTATGTCTACTCGGAAATAATGCCTTACATAAAAGATTGGTGGTCAACTGCACAATTTCCACCTCATCTCCCCCAAGCATTTGGCGAACTAGGCATTCTAGGGATGACTATCCCAGAACAGTATGGGGGTGCTGGGGCTTCGCATTTAGCTTATGGCCTCGTAAATCGCGAATTAGAATTTGCAGATAGCGGGATGAGGTCTTTTGTTAGTGTCCAATCGNGCCTCGTNATGTGGCCAATTNATACTTACGGTAGTGATGCCCTNAAATCGCGCTGGCTTTCACCACTAGCAAGTGGTAATGCAATTGGCTGCTTTGGCTTAACTGAGCCGGGTGCTGGTAGTGACCCCGGGAATATGCAAACCCGAGTTCGCAAGGTTGGAAACCGTTACGTCTTAAATGGTAGGAAACGTTGGGTCACAAACGGAACTATAGCTGATGTGGCAATTATTTGGGCTAAGGACGAAGATACAGAACAAGTGTTGGGTTTCGCAATTGATA
Encoded here:
- a CDS encoding acyl-CoA dehydrogenase, yielding MTTTATQPSPNFQVLQDFYEIESLFNPAELVIRDRVREYVYSEIMPYIKDWWSTAQFPPHLPQAFGELGILGMTIPEQYGGAGASHLAYGLVNRELEFADSGMRSFVSVQSXLVMWPIXTYGSDALKSRWLSPLASGNAIGCFGLTEPGAGSDPGNMQTRVRKVGNRYVLNGRKRWVTNGTIADVAIIWAKDEDTEQVLGFAIDTNTEGLSTVDITSKMSMRASISSELYLHDVEVTEEDRLEIIGLRGALSCLNQARFGISFGVLGAATACFEEATTYVAKRPAFETPLATKQLIQARLADMLTGLTKGTLLAFHLARLKGEGRDSPSRVSLAKRENVRAAVQIARSTRDLLGANGITTEYTTIRHMLNLEAISTYEGTDNIHTLVLGREITGQHAF